A stretch of the Malus sylvestris chromosome 10, drMalSylv7.2, whole genome shotgun sequence genome encodes the following:
- the LOC126588005 gene encoding RNA pseudouridine synthase 6, chloroplastic-like, with amino-acid sequence MGPVSFSSMLANGCRGFSGPAALVRTLALTHVALSEHSNSYRHVKVAWFSRSSNKRKSARQSLKQDVSQPTSVSSANGYPEYTRLLPCPSDNGPPRIEHLVVSEGGPVLEYICKVLDLPLQFVADLIHFGAVYYALVCPRPPPNATPEQMRVFKEVTAPSVLKDRASINGKTVREAQKTFRITHPDQFVETGTYLRVHVHPKRFPRCYEIDWKSRIVAVTDEFVVLDKPAGTTVGGTTDNIEESCATFATRALGLTTPLMTTHQIDNCTEGCVVLARTKEYCSVFYGKIREKKVKKHYLALAAAPVPTGTITHYMRPINMAPRFISEELKTIITRHNVLLLVSCYLDMPAACPCILVISLSLSLCNRLHSKWVWPQLLIDTCL; translated from the exons ATGGGGCCGGTGAGCTTCTCCTCAATGTTGGCCAACGGGTGCCGTGGTTTCAGTGGGCCGGCGGCCCTTGTGCGCACGTTAGCACTCACCCACGTTGCTCTCAGTGAACACTCCAACAGCTACAGGCACGTTAAGGTGGCATGGTTTTCTCGGAGTTCGAATAAACGAAAATCTGCACGTCAGTCCCTTAAACAAGACGTTTCGCAGCCAACTTCCGTTTCTTCTGCAAATGG CTACCCTGAATATACTCGGTTGCTTCCATGTCCCTCAGACAATGGACCGCCAAGAATCGAGCACTTGGTTGTTTCAGAAGGGGGGCCTGTACTAGAATATATCTGCAAAGTTCTGGATCTTCCTCTTCA GTTTGTTGCAGATCTCATCCATTTTGGAGCTGTATATTATGCCCTTGTCTGTCCACGGCCTCCTCCAAATGCAACCCCAGAGCAGATGAGGGTATTTAAAGAAGTTACAGCACCATCAGTGCTAAAAGATAGAGCTTCCATCAATGGAAAAACTGTAAGAGAAGCACAGAAGACTTTCCGCATAACACATCCAGACCAATTTGTTGAAACTGGAACCTACTTACGTGTTCATGTACACCCAAAGCGTTTTCC cAGGTGCTATGAAATTGACTGGAAATCAAGAATTGTAGCTGTAACTGATGAATTCGTGGTTTTGGACAAACCTGCTGGTACAACA GTAGGAGGAACTACAGACAACATCGAAGAAAGTTGTGCAACCTTTGCCACTCGTGCCTTGGGACTAACAACACCCCTGATGACTACACATCAGATTGATAATTGTACAGAAGGATG TGTTGTCTTAGCTAGAACCAAGGAGTATTGCTCAGTGTTTTACGGAAAAATCAGA GAGAAAAAGGTGAAGAAGCATTATCTTGCTCTTGCCGCTGCCCCTGTGCCAACAGGAACAATTACTCACTACATGCGTCCAATTAACATGGCTCCAAGATTCATTTCAGAAG AACTAAAAACCATTATTACAAGGCACAATGTACTTTTGCTTGTAAGTTGTTATTTGGATATGCCTGCGGCCTGCCCTTGTATTTtggtaatctctctctctctctctctctgtaatcGTCTGCATTCAAAATGGGTGTGGCCTCAATTATTGATTGACACTTGTTTATAA